GGAGCCCACAGCCTTGCCAGTCCTGAGGGGCCTGTCCTCGAGGGGTCCTGAAGCCGGGTGCCTGATGGAAGAGGCTGAGGAGGCTGCTGCGTCCGAGAGGCCCGCCCAGCCGGTGAGAGACCCTCCCCTCCCCGACTCTGCCCTGTGCCCTCTGAGTCTCCCATCCTTCCTGGTCCCTCTTCTCCTCAAAGCCTGGCCTCTCATCCTTTCCAGACTTCTCTCTGATCCCCTGAGGGGCTTTGATTTGCACTTAGCTTCCTTTTTGCCTGCCCCGTCTTGGACTATATCCCACCtcaaaaaaatagagaatttgCAAGCTGGAAGGAACCTTAGAGACCTTCACGTCCAACTCCCTCATTTGACACACGGGAGGACTGAGGCACTTACAGTAACTCACCAAGGTTACGAATAATTAACAGTACAGCCAGAACATCTTTGCCTGCTCTCCTTTCATATCATTTCCGGCTCCTGGTTTCCtactccacctccacccccacctccacacTTTCTCTCTTTGGTgcccagaaataaaaaaggaaaagcttgTTCCCTCCCTACCCtgactctccctccctctcctgggaagaagagaaataggGAAGAAGGCAGAAAACAGGGAGGGGTGGAGTTTCCCCAGTACCCTCCACTCTGATTGGACTCCAGGCCTTCTCCTGTCTCCTAGCAACCACATCCTCACCCCTTCATCCCCTCTCTGCTTCACTGCAgtaaaggctgctgctgccaacgTCTGATACTAAGGCCAGGCACCTTCTGCCTGGGCCACGTGCTGCAGGGAGGGGagtggaaggagaagggaggatgGGCTGACTTGAGGGAGCCAGAGAGAAGGTGGGGCCCTGCCTGGGAGCAGAGGAATGTTTTGCAATCCAAAGCAAAGGTTGGAGATTTCCCTGCTCTGGCCTCTGAGGAGAGGTGCCTGGGACCCTTCTGTTCTGCCACCTCAGCCAGGGCAGGAAGGTGGGACCCGTCGCTGGACCCGGTCCTCAGGCACTGAGACTGCATTTTCCCCCATCTCTCTAGGGAGCTGCCAACCCGTTGGTGGTGGGAGCCGTGGCCCTCCTGGACCTCAGCCTGGCATTCCTGTTCTCCCAGCTCCTCACCTGAGGCTCCTGCCTGGCCTAGTTCTGGCTTTGGTTTGCTGCCTCTTCACTCCTCTGAcctgcctttttctcttttcttcctcctggttgttttttctcttttctttctcttctcgcttccctttcttttctgtccCCCTCtggttttctctcttgttttttctttccctctctcctttcagaTTCTCTCATCCCTCCTGGCTCTGTCTCCGTCCTCCtcactcccttccccacccacctcttctctctcccttctctcctctctctagaTTGTTTACATATGAAGGGCTTTTCTCGCTCAGAGTCGCTCTCTTCTCTGAGACACACAATTCTAAGTCAGACCATTGCCCCACACCCTCCCTGCCTTTTCTTTAGACCTGAACTTGGATGAGGGTTGGGGTTTGGTGTCCTGAGGAGTCTCCCAGAAGCtgagcagaaaggaaggagaaaatggagaaggGGTATACTCTAGACGGGAGAAGACTGTATCCTGGGCGAGGCACTGGCCGTGCTGCTGTGACTCCCTGACCCAAGGGGCCTGGCGTCCCTCTGAGGCCTAGTGATAAAGCTGGAGGGGGTGCAGCCTCCATCTCTGACGTTGGAGGATCCTACCTCACCTCCAAGCACTGAGCTAGGTTCTTCCCGAGCTCCATCCTTCCCTGAAGGAGATGAGGGGAAGGAAAAGTAGGATGGCTCCCCAGcatcttctccctctttctttcctcaacAGCCAGCCCCTCATCCAACCCCCTAGGGTGGCATGCCACGTCAAGAGCAACGTGTAAAGGAAAGAGAATGTCCAATGCGGCCAAGCCCACCCTCTCccacctttctctctccccctaaAAGTTTGTTTGGTTGGTCTGGACTCACGTGTGGCCTTTGATTAAATTTCTAAGGGACCTGAAGGAGGCATTTCTACTGCAGAGGGTTAGAGGCACCTGAGCAAGGACCCCACTCCCCAACTCTGGCAGTAGTGGCTGGGAAGGCATTTCTGGAGAACAAACCAGACAAGCTAATAAGAAATCACAGGGCAGCAGAAGCTGTTTAGTAGTCCCTAAGTGGGTTATATCCCTTCCCCCATCATATCAGAATCTTGTGAAATGGGAAACCAACAGAAGGAGGGGATCAAAGGAAGCCAGTCTCTCACACACTTTCCAGGCACAGCAGAGGTGAGAGTCAAACCCGGGCGAGAGGTGGGTGGAGAGCCCTGTTTGAGGTTGTGGCTGATCCCTGGTACTAGCTTTTCCCCTGGGGGCAGGAAGCCCTAGGAAGAGGGTACTGTAGGGTCCCCAGAGgatctttcctccctcccctgcatGAGGCAGAGGCAAGCTGCCTGCCAACCCCCTCCCTCAAGGAATGGCCTTGCCTGGGAATGCCCACCACACacaaactcttctttttttctagtcaAACTCTGTTTACTCCTTggcctgcctccctcttcctcccctctcaACCTTTACTTCTAATTTGTATTTCATGGAATTTGGGATTGAAGTTAAACTACAACAGTGCCACCAACACCAAgtcttgcaggaaaaaaaatatacaaagaaatttaacaaaaaaaaatatattaataaaaaatttcaaaaaaaggggggggaaatTGTCCTCTCCTTTGGGTGTGATGGCTTCAAACCAAGCTCTCAGAGGCTCTCCGGGTAAAGGAGCCCTCTTGGGGACCCCCAGGCCTGTTATTACACTCTCGCCGGCCCTAAATAGTTGAGAGTTCTTTCCCCTCAACTCCAAACCAGGAAGGCCTGAGCTAGAGGATTCAAGATTGCTCTGCTGGTCGGCTCAGGAGGGGCGGGGTCCCGtgatgggggcggggagagggaaggaccaAACCAAGTGCCAACGCTCGACGGGGCTAGTACCAGGAAGCGCTGTGGGGAGAGGAGCGGAGTTGAGACTGAAGCCAGGTGAGGCTGGCGTTAGGGCTGGCGTCCTGGtgtggggaagctgaggccgCCTGAGAAGTGAACGGCGGTTCCGGAGGAAGAAACAGCGCTGGGCTCTAGAAGGAAGGGAATGGCTAACCTAGAGATGGGAAACCAGGTGTACACGGAGGGAAaagaggtggggcgggggggggggggggggaaatagGCGGGGTTCCGGCGCATGCTCGGTAGCAACGGGCGTGGAGTGGGGCGGGGACGCATGCGTAGTGGAGGTCTCCTCCCGCGGTGAGGAGGGGGCAGAATTTGGGGACCCGCGTGGGGAAAGGGCTCAGTTTTAGGGTAGCGGTGGGACCCAAGCCCTCAGGAACTTGGTACAGGGCAAGCCTGTGCAGAAAGGCCAGACGCTTCCAGCCGGAGGGTTAAAGCCCTCTCCGCTCCCGGGCTTTGCCCCCCAGGATGGTGGCGTCCTCGTCCTTGCTGAAGCTTCAGGATCTAATCCAGGAGATTCGTGAGGCCAAGACCCAGGCCCAGGAGCGGGAGGTGATCCAAAAGGAGTGCGCCCACATCCGGGCCTCCTTCCGCGATGGGGACCCTCTGCACAGGCACCGCCAGCTGGCCAAACTGCTCTACGTCCACCTGTTAGGCTACCCCGCCCACTTTGGACAGGTACCGGGCAGGGACGCCTCCCTTCTAAGTTTGATGAGAGAAGCTAGTGGAGCACCGTCTGGGACCCCCCCACCTATTTGTGTCCCGATTTCTCTATTCTACAAAGCTTCTGAGCCCTCACAGTATGCACCGCAGACCTCCTTCCGCAGTATAACCCCAACTGGTCATCAGCTGGGCTGAACCCTTCATTCTCCGGCCAGCGCCATTTAGGGCacttcctcctctcttcccatCCTCCTGTTTCCTTGCAACTACCCACTAGCTGAATCTCCTAGACCTCTCTTCTTGTTGACAGGAGGGTCATGGGATATGCTGCCCTCACAGATTAATCTGGTGTAAAGGAGGAAGATGGAAAAGGGACGTTAGTGCCTCTGGTTTCACCCCTGCCCCTTCCTGGTCTGCCCCCTTCCCTGTAGATGGAGTGCCTGAAACTGATCGCCTCCCCCAGGTTCACAGACAAGAGGGTGGGCTACCTGGGGGCCATGCTTCTACTGGATGAGAGGCAGGATGCCCACCTGCTCATTACCAACAGCATCAAGAAGTGAGAGAGTTCTGGGAAGCGCTTGGAATCAGGGAGATGGGAGAGTGGGGAACTGGGAAATCCCAGGGGGTTGCCTGCTGTAGGTACTGGGAAGGGCTGGCTTCTTCAGAGGCTTGACTGACCATCCTCCCAAAACTGTGCAGTGACCTGAGCCAAGGGATTCAGGCTGTACAAGGCCTGGCCCTGTGCACTCTGAGTGCCACGGGCTCTGCTGAGATGTGCCGGGACTTGGCCACTGAGGTGGAGAAACTGCTCCTGCAGCCTAGCGCCTATGTGCGCAAGAAGGTGAGATGGCAGGTTCTAGGCACTTGCGCCTCCAGAAACTGTCCCCTGTCTGCCACGTGGCAGAGGTGTGGAGGGCAGTCCATCCCAGCAGACCCCTGCCCCTTCTGAGACCCCTGACCTCTGCAGGCTGTTCTGACTGCAGTGCACATGATCCGGAAGGTCCCTGAGCTCTCCaacatcttcctcccaccctgtgCCCAACTGCTTCATGAACACCACCACGGTAAGGCCATGGGGCTCCTCGTCCCCTGCCTCAGCTCTGGCTGTGGACAGAAGGGAAACGTGGGATGGGAACAGCAGCTCCTAGGAGAAGGGTAgcacgtgcacacaaacacacgcacgcAGTAGACTCCCCTGTACTCCGGCCCACCACTCACTTCCCCCGCCCTGACCCAGGCATCCTGCTGGGCACCATCACGCTGATCACGGAACTCTGCGAACGAAGCCCTGCGGCCCTCAAGCACTTTCGAAAGGTGGGCTGGCGAAGGGGTGGGCCCCGGGCCAGGAAGAAAAGGGCAGTAGGGTTGGAATGGGGCTGAAGATTGAGAGGATTAGGAAGAATCCTCAGACCAGGCACTGCCGTCTCTCCAGATGGTGCCCCAGCTGGTGCACATCCTCCGGACTCTGGTGACGACGGGATACTCCACAGAACACAGCATATCTGGAGTCAGCGACCCCTTCCTGCAGGTGGGCTGACCCTTCCCTGCTATATCCCTAGAACAAAGAGCTTAGTAAGCCCATGGCTAGTGGTCGCTTCCCAGAGAACACTTGGGCTCAGTCAGTGTCTTGGGCGGGAGGGTGGCAGGCACCAGGTTCTGCCAGGACCATTGTGGGGAGGGGGATGCCTGAAGGCCAGAAAATCCAGTTTGGTAACAATATGTTTAAAAAGCCTGTCCTCAAATCCCTTGGCCTCACACACCTCTGAACTCTTCCCAGGGCCCAAGGGACcagtggaggtgggggaagggccaGGGAGGTTCTCGGGAACCAGCCAAACCCCTCACAACGCTCTCCTCAGTGCTGGACTTTGCTCCTCAGCCCCACGACTCCTTCCCCTaagaaccccccccccaacctTTAACCCAATTTCAGGTCCAGATACTTCGTCTGCTTCGGATTCTGGGCCGGAACCACGAGGAGAGCAGTGAGACCATGAATGACTTGCTGgcccaggtgggggtggggttgccAGTTAAGTGTGTTGCTCTGTGATCCCACTGGCCCTGCGCATCCCTCACACGACCACTCACCATGCGGTGGCCATATGATAACGTCTCCATTTCCCTCTGGACCGGGatctccctgaggacagggacaCAGTCTGTCTCAGTGCAGTAGCCCCTGGCACATAGCGGGAGCTCAGGGAACCTTGTTAGCTGTTTGAGGGGTGATATGATGGAGACCTTTCAGAGACCTGAGGAGAGGACGGAGCCCCTTAGAATGCATCTTCTCTCGCATCCACACAGGTAGCCACGAACACAGACACCAGCCGAAATGCGGGCAACGCGGTCCTGTTTGAGACGGTGCTCACCATCATGGACATTCGCTCTGCAGCAGGCCTGCGGGTACCCTTCCGTGTGCCCCTCCCCCCTGGGGCccctcccacccgccccagcCAGGCAGAAAGGTCCTGTTCACTGGTTTCTCCTCCCCACCCTGGTCATCCTGTGCCACGCAGTCCCCACTCCTGAATGAGCAGGTTGCTCCTTCCCTGACTGTCCCCAACCTCTGCCTCCATAGGTTCTAGCTGTAAACATTCTTGGCCGCTTCCTGCTCAACAGTGACAGGAACATTAGGTAATAGGCCCAGGTGTCTGGCTGGGCTGTGTCACTGAGCCCTGGGTCCTCTGCCCTCCTTCTTCCAGAGTCTCCGGATTCACCAGCCTCTTATTCCTATACCCAGGGCaggacggggtgggggagggctgacGGCCATGGCATGACAGGGCCTCTCCTGCTCTGGCCAGGTACGTAGCCCTGACGTCCTTGCTGAGGCTGGTGCAGTCTGATCACAGTGCTGTGCAGCGGCACCGCCCCACCGTGGTGGAATGTCTACGGGAACCTGATGTGTCCCTCAGCCGGTGAGCAGGACAGAGGAACGAGAGGGCGGGGCAGAGGGCCCAGCACCTGGTGGCCAAGACCCAGGCCAGCTCAGAGCAGCTGGAGAAAGGGAACTAAGGAGACAGGTGCCTGGGGAAGCGGGGGCCTGAGGCATGTCATAGGGTGACCTGGGTTACCTTGTATAAACACACCTCTCTCCTGCCAGGCGGGCCTTGGAACTGAGCCTGGCTCTGGTGAATAGCTCCAACGTGCAAGCCATGACACAGGAGCTGCAGGGTTTTCTGGAGTCCTGCCCCCCTGATCTACAGGCCGACTGTGCCTCAGGCATCCTGCTGGCAGCAGAGAGGTGAGGGGATGGGTGCCCAGGAGGCAGAGAGGGTGGAATCCAGGGACCGTCAGCACCAGGACTGAAGAGCCATATGTCCCCTAGGTTTGCCCCAACCAAGCGGTGGCACATAGACACCACCCTACGTGTGCTGATGACGGTGAGGCGGGGGCTGGACTGAGAGCTGGGCGGGAGCATGCAGGGTTCACCACACTGACTCAGCCACGTTCACCCCTCCAGGCAGGCACCCATGTGCGCGATGACGCAGTGGCCAACCTGACCCAGCTGATTGGGGGCGCCCAGGAGCTCCATGCCTACTCTGTGCGCCGTCTCTACAGCGCCCTGGCTGAGGACATCTCCCAGGTACTGCTCCCACCACCAGGCCTGGGGCTGCCCAGCCCTTCCTGGGCCACCTGCTCCATATATCTGATTCCCAACTGTTTTTCCCTCAGGGTCACAGCTCTCTACTTAGCAGAGGAGACACTCAAAGACAGAGCCCTGTTTGTAGTTAGAACACCTGGACTTCTGTCCTGGCTCTGACACCTACTGTCTGTGCAACCACAGATGACTCATTTACCTTCATGCTAGGTCCACTCCGCATTCTACCCTGCCTATCTCCCGGAGCTGCCTTGATCAAATGAGATAGataaaagctctttctgcatgtattaggtttttttttttttttttttaatgtgggatcttagttcccaaccagggatcgaacccgtgccccctgcattggaagcatggcatcttaaccactggactgccagggaagtcccccataggtatttttttggctgcgttgggtctttgttgctgcgcgtgggctttctctctagttgcagcgagcgggggctactcttcgttgcggtgtgcggcttctcattgcagtggcttctcttgttgtggagcagggctctagggcacacaggcttccgtagttgtggcatgcgggctcagtagttgtggttcatggactctagagcgcaggctcagtagttgtggcgcacgggctcagttgctccgcggcatgtgggatcttcccgggccagggctcgagcccatgtcccctacattggcatgcagattcttaaccggtGTGCCCCGGTTTTATTATTACCTTGAATGCTGAGTGAATTCACAGATGCCAACCAGTATAGCCCCCTTTCCATATTACTTTAGTAGGCTAGGCAGAAACCACCCACCCCTTTCTCAAGGGAGGACCCCCCGTCACTTCTCCCCATCCTTGCTGCACCCCTTGTGGTTAGGCCatgtaggtttgtttttgtttttgcattactttcagaattttattctaggatacttttttaaattgaaatatagttgatttacaatattgtgttagttttaggtgtacaacaaagtgattcagttatacatacatattttaagattactttccattataggttattacaagatattgaatatagttccctgtgctatacagtaaatccttgcttatttattttacatatagtagtttgtatctgttaatcccatactccttatttatccttcccactcccccttcccctttggtaaccataagtttgttttctatgtctgtgagtctgtttctgttttgtatatagattcatttttattactttttagattccacatacaagtgatatcatacaatgtttgtctttctatgtctggcttAATTTAGTacgataatctgtaggtccatcctaGGCCATGTAGTTCTGAAACttggccaccagagggcagaggaagCCCAGGAGCCAGGACAGAGCTGGGAGCGAATTAACAAAACTGCTCATAACTGCTCTCTGTGCTGAggcccctccctttccccacccctccaAACTCCACCATCTCTGCACTGCCTAAAGGATGTCATGGGGTCTGGAAGTGAGGAGGGGACATAGACACAGGCCCATCATGTTTCTCATCCCATGCAGCAACCGCTGGTGCAGGTGGCAACCTGGTGCATCGGGGAATATGGGGACCTCCtgctggaagggagctgtgaggaaactgagcccctgCAGGTAGGTCCTGCATTGAGGATACACTGAGGAGGGACATACCAGGGGAGGCAGGGCTGGCCCCGGGGTCACTCCCTGTGTCCCCCTggaaggtggaggaagaggaggtgttGGCACTGCTGGAAAGGGTGCTGCAGTCCCATATGTCCCTGCCGGCCACCCGAGGATATGCCCTCACAGCCCTCGTGAAGCTCAGCACCCGGCTCCGTGGGGACAACAAGTAAGAGTGGGTCCCAACCCCTCCCACAGAGCCTCTTCTTGGTGCCTCCATTGAGAGATGTCCCTTCACTGTGCCCCCCAGTTTCTGAGTTTCTGTCCAGGCCCACACCCCGATCCCCACTCCTCCGTCcttagcttcctttttttttttctttttgcaatatgcgggcctttcactgttgtggcctttcccgctgcggagcacaggctccggacgcgcaggcccagcggccatggcccacgggcccagctgctccgcggcatgcgggatcctcccggaccggggcacgaacccgcgtcccctgcattggcaggcgtactctcaaccactgcgccaccagggaagcccagcttcttCCTTTTGAGCCAAGAATCATGGGTATCTCCGTGGTCTGTGGGGCCTCTTCCTTTCTTGCCGCATCCTGAAGGTGAAGGGCATGGCAGACGAGCCTTCCCACTCACGCACCACCCTGCGGCCCAGCCGCATCCGCCAGGTTGTGTCCATCTACAGCAGCTGCCTGGACGTGGAGTTGCAGCAGCGGGCGGTGGAGTATAACACCCTCTTCCGGAAGTATGACCACATGAGGTGTGTGCGCCACTCTGCCGCAGTGTGGGACCCAACCCCTGGCCCGCTCCCCGCTGTCCCTTTCTGGGTGGAGGGGTCTCATCCTCACCTGTGTCCTTCCTCATCCAGTCAGAGCCTCCTACTCACAGTTCACTGAAGCTAAGTGGGCTTCCCACCATCCTTGTTCATCTGAAGGCCAGCAAGACTGTGCCACCTTAGGAAATCAGAGGGGCACTTCTGACCCACCATGTGCCCAGGACTCCCCGTGTTCTTACCCCTCCTCCCACGTGCCTCTTGCGCAAAGCCCAGGGTCTACCCAGAGGGATACACCTGCATTCCATCCTCCCAGGGCTGCCATCCTGGAAAAGATACCTCTTGTGGAGCGAGGTAGCTCTCAGGTTGATgaggaagcaaaggaaagcaaagaaacagCCCAGCTTTCGGAAGCAGCCCCTGTCCCCACAGAACCCGAGGTGAGGAGGCCGGGAGTCCCAGGGGGAAGAGCATGGTCCAGCTTCCATACCCAGCCCTGACACTTCTGCCCTCTCCCCTAGGCCTCAAAGCTCTTGGATCTGTTAGATCTCCTGGATGGCCCTTCTGGGGACGCCCAGCACCCTCCCCCTCTGGATCCCACCCCAGGAGGCGTTTTGATACACCTCCTCAACCTTCCCtgtgctcccccaccccctggtaaGCCTCAGCAAAGGGGAGATGTCTTAAAGAAGGGGCGGTGGAAACAGGCTGCTTCCCCTTCTAAGCCAAGGACAGGTTGATACCCTCTTCCCTGCTGTGTACCCCCATCACATCCCCATCTTAGTAAAAGGCTTCATTACATCATGCCAGTCTCCTCCTGGACACCCTCCAGTATCTTCCCTTTGTTCCAGACTTCTTACCCTGGCCTGCGggccctgcttcctccctgcccacctcacATGCTTTCCCACTACCCGCTCCACTGGCCCCCTCTCAGCTCCTCAGGCCCTCTCACCTCAAGCCCTTGGCGTTCCTATTCCTTTCACATGGAATGTCCTTTCCCCAGCACATCAAAATGACTGGCTCATTCTCAACCTTCAGGCCTCAGCTAAACTGTCAGATGCCTTCCCCTACCTCTCCTATTTCAGTTAGTTCCCCCCAGTTATCCTGGCATAGTTTGCTTCCTTCAGAGCACCAATTACAGTCTGTGATTGtctttcttgtttattgtttctctcCCCCCGACTAGGCTGTTAGCTCCATCAGAGGCCGCATCTTCTCCACTCTGTCACTAGCATCTCGAGCAGGGCCCTGCACCCAATGGGTGCtcgtttaatttttattgaatgagtgaaccGTTATCTTCAGCCCATACGCTGAGCCACTTCTTTCTCCCTGCTGTAGCTCCCATCCCACATCTCAGAGTGTTTGAGCGCGAAGGACTACAGCTGGATCTTTCTTTCGTTCGACCCCCTGGAACCCCTACTTTGCTGTTGATCACTGTCACTGCCACCAACACCTCAGGGGGTGATGTCACCCACTTCATCTGCCAGGCCGCTGTGCCCAAGGTTTGTAGAAGACTGGGATTCAGAGGTGGCCTCGGTACTCTAGGAGAAAAGGCCACTAAGTAGAGGAGGTGGGTAGGGGAGAGGATGAGATGAGAAGGGAGTGACTTGCAGAGACAGGCACGTGGGGAGTTATGGGAAGAGGGTTGAAAACTGTTGGGTGTGGAGGGGTTACCTGAGCCCAGCCAGCTCCCTGCGGTGTGCTCCATCCAACCTCCTGTGTTCAGAGTTTCCAGCTGCAGCTACAGGCTCCCAGTGGGGACACAGTTCCAGCTCAGGGTGGCCTTCCGATGACCCAGCTCCTCAGAATCCTCAATCCTAAGAAGGT
Above is a genomic segment from Pseudorca crassidens isolate mPseCra1 chromosome 1, mPseCra1.hap1, whole genome shotgun sequence containing:
- the AP1G2 gene encoding AP-1 complex subunit gamma-like 2 isoform X2; translation: MRSGGLLPRMVASSSLLKLQDLIQEIREAKTQAQEREVIQKECAHIRASFRDGDPLHRHRQLAKLLYVHLLGYPAHFGQMECLKLIASPRFTDKRVGYLGAMLLLDERQDAHLLITNSIKNDLSQGIQAVQGLALCTLSATGSAEMCRDLATEVEKLLLQPSAYVRKKAVLTAVHMIRKVPELSNIFLPPCAQLLHEHHHGILLGTITLITELCERSPAALKHFRKMVPQLVHILRTLVTTGYSTEHSISGVSDPFLQVATNTDTSRNAGNAVLFETVLTIMDIRSAAGLRVLAVNILGRFLLNSDRNIRYVALTSLLRLVQSDHSAVQRHRPTVVECLREPDVSLSRRALELSLALVNSSNVQAMTQELQGFLESCPPDLQADCASGILLAAERFAPTKRWHIDTTLRVLMTAGTHVRDDAVANLTQLIGGAQELHAYSVRRLYSALAEDISQQPLVQVATWCIGEYGDLLLEGSCEETEPLQVEEEEVLALLERVLQSHMSLPATRGYALTALVKLSTRLRGDNNRIRQVVSIYSSCLDVELQQRAVEYNTLFRKYDHMRAAILEKIPLVERGSSQVDEEAKESKETAQLSEAAPVPTEPEASKLLDLLDLLDGPSGDAQHPPPLDPTPGGVLIHLLNLPCAPPPPAPIPHLRVFEREGLQLDLSFVRPPGTPTLLLITVTATNTSGGDVTHFICQAAVPKSFQLQLQAPSGDTVPAQGGLPMTQLLRILNPKKAPLRLKLRLTYNHFGQSVQEIFEVNNLPVETWQ
- the AP1G2 gene encoding AP-1 complex subunit gamma-like 2 isoform X5, producing the protein MRATRSCLRRCSPSWTFALQQACGYVALTSLLRLVQSDHSAVQRHRPTVVECLREPDVSLSRRALELSLALVNSSNVQAMTQELQGFLESCPPDLQADCASGILLAAERFAPTKRWHIDTTLRVLMTAGTHVRDDAVANLTQLIGGAQELHAYSVRRLYSALAEDISQQPLVQVATWCIGEYGDLLLEGSCEETEPLQVEEEEVLALLERVLQSHMSLPATRGYALTALVKLSTRLRGDNNRIRQVVSIYSSCLDVELQQRAVEYNTLFRKYDHMRAAILEKIPLVERGSSQVDEEAKESKETAQLSEAAPVPTEPEASKLLDLLDLLDGPSGDAQHPPPLDPTPGGVLIHLLNLPCAPPPPAPIPHLRVFEREGLQLDLSFVRPPGTPTLLLITVTATNTSGGDVTHFICQAAVPKSFQLQLQAPSGDTVPAQGGLPMTQLLRILNPKKAPLRLKLRLTYNHFGQSVQEIFEVNNLPVETWQ
- the AP1G2 gene encoding AP-1 complex subunit gamma-like 2 isoform X1, producing the protein MRSGGLLPRMVASSSLLKLQDLIQEIREAKTQAQEREVIQKECAHIRASFRDGDPLHRHRQLAKLLYVHLLGYPAHFGQMECLKLIASPRFTDKRVGYLGAMLLLDERQDAHLLITNSIKNDLSQGIQAVQGLALCTLSATGSAEMCRDLATEVEKLLLQPSAYVRKKAVLTAVHMIRKVPELSNIFLPPCAQLLHEHHHGILLGTITLITELCERSPAALKHFRKMVPQLVHILRTLVTTGYSTEHSISGVSDPFLQVQILRLLRILGRNHEESSETMNDLLAQVATNTDTSRNAGNAVLFETVLTIMDIRSAAGLRVLAVNILGRFLLNSDRNIRYVALTSLLRLVQSDHSAVQRHRPTVVECLREPDVSLSRRALELSLALVNSSNVQAMTQELQGFLESCPPDLQADCASGILLAAERFAPTKRWHIDTTLRVLMTAGTHVRDDAVANLTQLIGGAQELHAYSVRRLYSALAEDISQQPLVQVATWCIGEYGDLLLEGSCEETEPLQVEEEEVLALLERVLQSHMSLPATRGYALTALVKLSTRLRGDNNRIRQVVSIYSSCLDVELQQRAVEYNTLFRKYDHMRAAILEKIPLVERGSSQVDEEAKESKETAQLSEAAPVPTEPEASKLLDLLDLLDGPSGDAQHPPPLDPTPGGVLIHLLNLPCAPPPPAPIPHLRVFEREGLQLDLSFVRPPGTPTLLLITVTATNTSGGDVTHFICQAAVPKSFQLQLQAPSGDTVPAQGGLPMTQLLRILNPKKAPLRLKLRLTYNHFGQSVQEIFEVNNLPVETWQ
- the AP1G2 gene encoding AP-1 complex subunit gamma-like 2 isoform X4, with the translated sequence MDIRSAAGLRVLAVNILGRFLLNSDRNIRYVALTSLLRLVQSDHSAVQRHRPTVVECLREPDVSLSRRALELSLALVNSSNVQAMTQELQGFLESCPPDLQADCASGILLAAERFAPTKRWHIDTTLRVLMTAGTHVRDDAVANLTQLIGGAQELHAYSVRRLYSALAEDISQQPLVQVATWCIGEYGDLLLEGSCEETEPLQVEEEEVLALLERVLQSHMSLPATRGYALTALVKLSTRLRGDNNRIRQVVSIYSSCLDVELQQRAVEYNTLFRKYDHMRAAILEKIPLVERGSSQVDEEAKESKETAQLSEAAPVPTEPEASKLLDLLDLLDGPSGDAQHPPPLDPTPGGVLIHLLNLPCAPPPPAPIPHLRVFEREGLQLDLSFVRPPGTPTLLLITVTATNTSGGDVTHFICQAAVPKSFQLQLQAPSGDTVPAQGGLPMTQLLRILNPKKAPLRLKLRLTYNHFGQSVQEIFEVNNLPVETWQ
- the AP1G2 gene encoding AP-1 complex subunit gamma-like 2 isoform X3; translation: MNTTTMVPQLVHILRTLVTTGYSTEHSISGVSDPFLQVQILRLLRILGRNHEESSETMNDLLAQVATNTDTSRNAGNAVLFETVLTIMDIRSAAGLRVLAVNILGRFLLNSDRNIRYVALTSLLRLVQSDHSAVQRHRPTVVECLREPDVSLSRRALELSLALVNSSNVQAMTQELQGFLESCPPDLQADCASGILLAAERFAPTKRWHIDTTLRVLMTAGTHVRDDAVANLTQLIGGAQELHAYSVRRLYSALAEDISQQPLVQVATWCIGEYGDLLLEGSCEETEPLQVEEEEVLALLERVLQSHMSLPATRGYALTALVKLSTRLRGDNNRIRQVVSIYSSCLDVELQQRAVEYNTLFRKYDHMRAAILEKIPLVERGSSQVDEEAKESKETAQLSEAAPVPTEPEASKLLDLLDLLDGPSGDAQHPPPLDPTPGGVLIHLLNLPCAPPPPAPIPHLRVFEREGLQLDLSFVRPPGTPTLLLITVTATNTSGGDVTHFICQAAVPKSFQLQLQAPSGDTVPAQGGLPMTQLLRILNPKKAPLRLKLRLTYNHFGQSVQEIFEVNNLPVETWQ